The Oncorhynchus nerka isolate Pitt River linkage group LG3, Oner_Uvic_2.0, whole genome shotgun sequence genome includes the window TCTTTATTAAaaatacccccccaccccccaaaaaaaacaaaaaaaacatgtggAACACTCCTAAACCCAGGTTCTCCACTCTGTCATCTAGTTGGCATTAATGTTACAAGTTGTGACAGTTTGTGGAGTGTCTGGTTTGTAAATCCACCAGTGTAGCTTTGTGACGTCCCTTCTCCTTGAGTGAGAACAGCGAAACGGGGCTCAGACAGTGGAATCTGAAGGGTTTGCATAAATTAAAAACAGTCACTTGAACTTTCCCTTCCCCCTACACACATACAAGCCATGTTGTAACCAGGGGGTGAGGGGGGAAGAAACCAAGAGGAGGTGGAGCCAAAGCTCCCTACAGCTGTCATGACTGGCCAATCAGAAAGAGTACATCGCAGATGACGTGAGACACCACAGAGTTCATGAGAGGTGACACAGAGAGGTCGAGGAGGCGTGACTCGTAGAGTGTGAACTCTGAGTGGTTCTCCTCCACCTTGGCCAAGGCGTGCAGGGCCCGGGCCGCCCGCCGCATCATGTCATTACTGGTGGGCTCGAAGTGCATCCCCTGCAGGTGCAGCAGAGAGCTCTGGCTCTGCTGTAGCTGGGTGGCCGCCAGGCTGTCCTCCAAGAAGCCCAGGAGGTTTCCCACGCTTCCCTTCTGCACAGCAATGGCGCGCGCTGCCATGCTGTCTCCCTGGGCCAGGTTGGCCAACAACACCACCGACATCTCCCTGCAGACGGCCACCTTTCTCTCCCCAACCAGCCGCACCAAGGTCCCATACAGCTTCTCTAAACGACCCAACGGCGGCGTGGCCAGGACCAGGTCCACATTGTTGTCTTGGATGCTCAACTTGCTGAGGGTCTCCAAGACCAGTCTCTGGGGGGACATTGCGCTGTGTGGCCCCAACGTGGGGAAGGGGTCCTGGGCCTCAGCCGAGGGGCACACAGCCCAGTGGAGGAGGCCGTCCAGCAGAGGAAGGCAGATGCTCTCGGGGTAGATGGAGAGGTCCAGCTGGCCAGAGATGTTGGCCAGAGTGACCAGGCAGTTCTCCCTCAACAGCGACAGGCAGTCCCACCACCATTCGTCCCTCTGGCCAAGACAGTCATCAGACTCCTCCTCCTTCTCGTAGGTGAGCGGGGCCTGTTTCCTCTCAGGGTGGCGGTGGTGTAGCAGCACTAGGCGACCGAGCAGCAGCATGAGGCCAGggtgtttggacatctcctggtCGTTGCCAGGCACGAAGGAGAGGCTGCGCACGATGTTGGAGACGCAGACACAGCGGCGGGCCAGAGCATCCTGCCAGTTGGCCAGTGTAACCAGTGGGCCCTCATCCTTGCTGTGAGGCTCGTCCTCCACCACACGCTGGGGGACTTGCTGATGAGTGGGTCCGCTCGATTTGTCGTGCTCCTGCTGGCTCTGGGGCTCTTCGGACTGTGACATTTCCTCTGTCTCAGCGCCCGAGTGCTCGGACTTCCCCTCCTTACCGTCGGTTGTTGTTGAGGCATTTTCTGTGGATGATGGCTGGGAGGGCCTCtgacccctctcccccttctgttTGTATTTCTCTGTGGGGGTAGCATTGTCCTTGTCCCCCGCCTTCTCTGGTTCTGGCCTTTTCCTCTTGGCTGTGGGGACGACCAGCACTCGTTCTCGTGGGACCAGgaattcctccctcctctcaaagTGGGTCTGGATGTGTTCCGTGCTGTCTCCGCCGCCGGCACTCCAGTGGAGCAGCCCACTGTCAAACTCCTGCACTTTTCCTCTCTGGGTTGCCCTGCCTGCTGGAAACGGGTCCTTCTTCCGTACCATCTTCAGGGGGAGCTTGTCGAACTTGCTAGCCTGTTTGGGTCTCTCCTGGGGGGTAGCCGGGCCCAGGCCAGGGGGGTCCGATGAAGAGCTGGGCTGCTCAAAGGTAGAGCAGCTCTTCTCCTTATCTTCAGCATCCTTCTCTTTCAGAGTGTCCCATTCTGAGCATGACTCCTGCTCATCCTCTTGCTTCACCTGAGCCTGTCCATCAATTGACGTCCCGGCCGGCTGTTTTGAACGCTGCACCAccacctcttcttcctcctcatcatcatcctcctcctcctcctcatcctctccttctaCCTTCATGTCCTCCACCCCTGGTTCCGCATCTTCCATGCAGCTCCAGTCTCTTTTCAGGGCGTCAGGGTCCAGTAGAGTCCTCTGGCCGGGATCGCCCACCTCATACTCGCGCAAGATCCCAAAGATCTCGATGAGGCAGCGCCGGAAGTACTCCACCACCAGCTCCAGCAGGCCAGGCAGCTGAGGAGAAGATCAATAGTTTGTATTGTATGATATGATGTGCATGACAGAAAATCTGGAAAAGGGTTTGGGAATAGGTCAAATTTAATAAATTTGTGAAAGgataaatgtaaaaataaaaagccCTAAATCAGAAAATATTACAGTTCTGATTCGATAGGTTTACCATGTAGGGtaaacatcttggtcatgttctgttataatctctacccggcacagccagaagaggactggccaccccacatagcctggttcctctctaggtttcttcctaggttttgccctttctagggagtttttcctagccaccgtgcttttacacctgcattgtttgctgtttgggggttttaggctgggtttctgtacagcactttgagatgatgtacgaagggctatataaataaatttgatttgatttagggttTTTATTAAAACCTTTATCCCACATTGTGGCCAGTGTAGTAATAATAATTtagtgggtgcttatatttgtcctatttacACATGCacatgtgtattaatgtgttttgTATAGCAGACTCTCCCcaagacaccctcagagagtggggtcacatcTAGGGTCTGGCAAAATTAGGTTTAAGCACcgtcagatttttcaccttgtcggctcgggattcgaacttgcgaccttttggttactggccaaaACCTCtacccgctaggctacctgtcttgTTAGCTCACCGAATTGAGGTTGAAGGTGGAGATGCTGTTGTCGTCAtacaggaggatgttgatggtgtcGAGGGCCCACGTGCTCTCAGCCAACAGGCCAGACTTTAGGGACATCATCACCCTCCAAGCCTCTGGGGTCCCTATGGAGATACACAGTATTTTAACTCAAGCTGATACCCTTCACAGTACTGATGGACCACACAATACAAACAAGTTCATAGAGAGCCGAAGCAACCTATCATTGTAATATCCTAATGTGATCCCTAAATACTGTATAATCCATGTATAATAACATTGATTGTGGTTGgagttgtgggatgtgatagcCATACCGATATCTTTCGTTGTGAGGCATCGGCGTGGTTTTAGGATGGGGTGGGTGGCCTCCACTGAGCCTGGGGGAAAGGGCATGTCTCTACGGATCAGAGGGGACTGCACAGACTGGGGCACTATGTGAGAGGCAGGAACCGGGGGCCCTGCCTTTTGCATCTTGATGCCACTGTGCATGTAGGGAGATTTACTGGGCGACGTCCGGCTCTCCATGGGGCCCCCGCGGGGCATGGGGGAGGGACTGGACACCTGTGGAATGTGGTTCTGCATGGCCTGAGCGGATTGGTAGTTGGACTGTAGGGTGCGGGTCATGGGCGGGCCCGTCCCTCCAGGGCCGTAGGGGGGCTGCCGAGGGCCCATCTGACCTGGCCCCCATTGGCCCTCGTGGTTCATGCGCTGCTCTGATGACATTTCTTCCGAACCGCGGTTCATTCCGGGATGGCCAGGTCCCTGGGCTGGGCCCCCTGGGGGGCCACCCTGCCGGTTGGGGTAGTTGCCGGGATAGTTCATCTCCCCGCGGCCCTGCCACACACCACCCGGGGGTCCGTCAGGGCTTGGCTGCATAATCTGAGGGGGCATGGAGGGCTGGGCGTTGGGCCCCGTGGCGGCCTGCATGCGCTCTCTGTTGAAGGGGAAGGGGAACTGGCCCTGGGGACCAGGCAGGCGGCGGTCAGTGCCGGTGAAGGAGCCGCTGCTGTACTGGGGTTGGTACATCTCTGGCTGGCCAGCAGGGGGTGCAGAGGCCACCCCTGGCTGCTGCTgcggttgttgttgctgctgctgcagccCTGCACTGAAGGGGGCACTGTACATCTCCCCCTCGTGACGCTTCGCTGGTGGGTAGCCCCCTTCCACGGGACGCTTGTAGTTCTGCATAGAGCAAATACGCTTAGTTAGGCGGTGTCATTACATTGCATCAGATTAATATTGATGGCTATTACTCATCTATACAGTAAGTACTACTTTTTGGGGTAATAACACATGGCTAGTGGTTACAACATTACAGTTTGATTTTCAGTGCTTACACAGTGGGTTAGAGCCATCACCTGTTGTTGCTGTGGGTACATTCCTGGCTGTTGATTGGGATAGGAACCACCAGGGGGAGTACCATGGCCAGGATATTGATTACCATAGGAATCATTCCtgtaaacaaccacaatacatcAACAAGACATTCCAAATAAGCCGAGTGCCTATGTACCTAAtattgctacagtatactgctagtGTGCCAATAAACACTCTGAAAAACAACCCAATCTTTACAATATTGCAAGACTATAAATGCTGAGACAGTCTGCATGGTGTCTGCACAAGTTTGTGCCAGACCTCTCCTGAGAGAGTGGTGCTGGGTGGTGAACTTACCGTGGCTGCTGCTGTGGTGGGTAGCGGTTTGGCGAGTACATCCCCGTGTCGGAGTTGACAGGCATCAGGTTTGGCTGCGGAGCACCAGATCCCATGCTGCCCTCTGGGCCCATCCCCTGCTCTGGCCTGGTAAACAACAAGTTTGGTTGACTACACTTAGCACGAATCATTTCCATAAAAAAAGGACTTATTCGCAGTCAAAGATGGTATAGAATGTATAGAAATAGAATTATACTCCATATGGCCTCCAGTCCACCAATCATAGACACATTGCCTTGAATGTGGATGTCCATtatagtaattatatttctacGATCTAAGCTTGTGTAGGGTCTTACCTCCTTTCGTAGCCTTGTCCGTAAGGTCCTGGTCCGTACTGTTGTCTCTGAGCCATCGACATGTTCCCCATAGCACCTGGAGGAGGCCCACGGTTAAACTGTTGCTGTTCAGCCATCCCACTGTTAGGACCCTGACTGGCAGGCAAGAACTGCTCCCCAACTGGAAAGAAATACACACTCCGTCAGCAAGGGACCCAACTTCCCAGCACCATCAGTTTCTAGGGATCTTTCTTGTAGCCTCTTCTACGCACCTTTCCGCATGGCACCAAAGGGGTCTTTGATAGGCCCTGGACCCTCGTAGGGCCCTGGACCCATGCGACCTGGCATCTCTGGGGTGCTCATGCCAGACTGGTAGCCAGAGTTAGGGGTCATGGAGTTCTTTCTGGGGAAAGCAGGGTCACTACTGTCAGCAAATGGGTCCTGCAGCGCCACATTGCTCCTAAAAGATAGAGGGACGTTTAGGGAGTAAATAGGGGTTTATCAAAGCGGATAGCAAAGTTGGGGTGAATTACATTTAAATTCAATAAGTAAATGAAAATTCCAATTGAAGAATTTAATCTCCTGAATGCAAATGATCTCAAAGAGGATGAGATTGAAGCGCTGCAACTCACCTGGCCCCAGGTGGCATCTGGGTGGGGTGTGGGGTGGAGGCGGGTGTGGGGGGCTTGAGGTCGCTGCCCTCGGCCATGGAGCTGCTGGTGGACTGGGGGGTCTGAGGGCCCTGGAGAGAACCTGACCCAGCTACCGGAACAAAAGAGGGGAATTTCAGTTAGAGAGAGTTGACTTTGCTGATTgtctgaaagccatggtatagcagaccatataccacaggtatgacaatgATTACTATTTACTGGTCAAATAACaatggaaaccagtttataatatcaatAAGGCAACTTGGGGGTTTGTGggatatggccaatatactaagGCTACGCATTGCGTTGTGCCTAAAAATAGCCCTTGACCGTGATATATTCACACCTTCTCGGGCCTTACTGCTTAATTATACAGGTCATTCAATTTACATTTCTACCGATAATAGACTGTGGAAACATTATCTATATGAATACAGCTGCCAATTCATTAAAGCAGTTAGATGCATTTAACATAGGGCACTTAATTTTATTATGGCATCAGGTTCATTCTTCACCAGAAAGTCAGCTGGCCCTCTTCGAATTCATGTAGGTCGATTCAGTGCTTTCTTTTTATTTATAAAGTTCTCTAACAAAAACTCCCGCCGTACCTAACTGTTAATAACGAATAATAAGTATGAGTTAACCATACCGGGTCTCGGGGATGGCTAACTCTGGAAATCTCTTCGGTCTCCTCAGAGTTAGGTAATTCTGCTTTTATTTTCTTTGCACCCCATGTATGGAACAGAGTTCCCTACAActggatgttctggtgcctctcagGCAGTTCAAAATGTTGATTGGGGACCTCTTTGCTGACGAATGTGATTGttattttttacaaaaatatGGATTTTGTAAATTATGCGTATGCAGGTCTCCCTTGTGAAAGAGAtcttggtctcaatgggactccTTGTTCAAATcaacaaagcaaaaaaaaaaaaaaaaaactacgtTTTGCAATGAAAATGAGCTTTTCATATTGGACAAGACCAGGTAGTCCCAACCAGGTTCAGTCCGCTTTCTTTCGTTTGATGCCTAATAATTACGACCCAGCATAGTGTGGATAACCGTCTGGCACTGACCTGGGGAGGGTGGCTGGACCTTGGCCTGGTTGGCCTTCTTGTTGTCAGTGATGATCTCAGGAGGGGGGTCCTCCCCGCGTTCGATCTTGCACTCGAAGGCGTACAGACACTGGATGTACTGCTTCTTCAGGGAGCTGGCAGCGCTGCTTGACGTGCCAACGTTCAGGTTGGTGGACAGCTCCCGCCACTTCTTGTTCTTGTTCACCTGGACATAGAGCATGAAGACCGTGACATTAAAACAGGGACTAGAAGGGGGATGGAGCAAATAAGAACCAAGAGATTGTGCatggtgtgtttgtgcatgtgttatACTTATTTATTGAACCAATATTTATCCAGGAATTCCCATTGAGGTCAGAAGACCTCTTATAAGGGAAACCTGGCCAAGAGGGCACCTCAATAGGGAAACACATAGATCAAACACACTACAGTGTATGCATGCATAGTACAGCACAAACCTACACTGACCTGTGCGAAGCCTCCAATCTCCTTGACCGAGACGTAGAGTCTGAAGAGGTCTAGGGGCTTGCGGCCAACAGCAGGCAGATTGGTCATGCCCATTGCTTTCTCCTCGATAAAGCCCAGATAGCGGTCCACCCACATCTTCCTCTCCAGCTCGGGGCCCAGCTCATACAGACGCGTGATCTTCTCGTTGGTCGTCGTGGAAGAGCTTGACTTCTGCAAGGCGTCAAGAGAACACAGGACGTCAAGAGAGCCGTCATGAGGGAAAGGGTTGGGTAACCCATTGGTCTTATTTCCCTTTAGTAGCTATCTCAATGGCAACTGTAATAACCATGGAATAAAGTCAAAAGTATGATCGTAACACGTGTGTTAACAGTTTACAAACAATATGGTTTATAACAGTTTTTTTTAACGTACACACAAGCCCTTAAACAAAATTGTCCCAAGTGGACAGACAAAGCCATTATCTTATCACCTTGGATTTAGACGGTTCTGCTTTCGGTGTTCCGTCCACTTTGTTGTTCATCTTCTGGCCCTGGTTCATTTTCCCATCCATACCAAACTCTGGACTGGGGGCCAAACCTAGGTACAAGGGTACATTGTGGGGTTGAGCACTGTTCGGCTTTTGAACAACAATTCTCGGGATCAGGACATATACCAAACATTTTTTTGTATTCTAATTTCAGAGGAATACAGACTAACAAAGTTTCCCCTGTAGAACTTATTCATACTGCAGCCATTGTTCATTGACCAACGTTACCTTCAAACAGGATTGGAAGTGCTCTGGTGAAACCAATGCAAAACCTTCCTGAAGTGTGACTTAGATTAACAACCACTGCACTAAAACAATATTTGGATTGGAAAACTCATACTTAGCTACCGCACTATCCGTCTATGCTAGAACTTTCAGATGGAAAAAAAGTATATTGTAAAAACACTGCAGACAAATTGCATCAGGCCTTACTTACTAGCCACCCCAATGCAAACCTATTCCACTGACCACCGTCCCAACCAAAGTCATCCTGCCATATCAGAAATACCCGGGGCACCATGGAGCAACAGTATTGGACTACAGTACTCACCACTGGAGTTATTGGCCATGTTGGGCCCCATAGGGAAAGGTGGGCCGCCCTGCGTGTTCATCATGCCAGACATGTTGTTCATGGGAGGGCCATAGGGGGCGCCAGAGCCCATCATGCCAGGGGACATGTTGGGGTAGCCAGGCATCCTGAACAATGAGGGACAACCATACTTTTAGCATGTAGCATGATATCAGAGTGAAAAATATTCCTCTCCTGCTGAGAAATTAATCTCTTATGCTGAAAAACAATCAATCAGTTATGCAACAATATCACTAAATAAGAAAGAGTGAGTTATGAGTGCCATTGCAACAGGGAATTGTTTGAGTTCTTGATATGAAAATGTCTAGTGACTTTGTACACCTGTGAAGACTAAAGAGAGGGAAAATATGCTGAACCTGCATCTGAATTCTCCAATGCATTTCATGTTTGGATGTAATGTGAGAGCCAGGTATTCCTCGTAGTGACAGGTGCTGGATATCTCTTCTGCCTCTGCCTGTCTACCTCTCAGTAAGTCTGTCCTCATCTCATCTGCTCTCTCCTTTGTTTATTTCCTGTTGCTCTAATCACTCCTCTCGCTGCCTTCACTGGACCTTCAAAGTAGAGGAAAATCTACTAGTTAGGACCAGATAAGGCATTCGCAACACATTAAAAATGATttcaatataaggtcccacagtgcatgtcaaagcaaaaaccaagccatgaggtcgaacgaATTGTcgatagagctctgagacaggattgtgtcgaggcacagatctggtgaagggtaccaaaaaaagtctgcagcatttaaggtccccgagaacacagtggcctccataattcttaaattaaagaagtttggaaccaccaagtctaTTCCTAGAGCTTGCAGCCCggtcaaactgaacaatcgggggagaatggccttggtcagggaggtgaccaagaacccaatggtcactctgatagggCTTAAgagttccagaaggacaaccatctctgcagcactccaccaatcaggcctttatggtacagtggccagacagaagacacttctcagtaaaaggcacgagagccctcttggagtttgccagaatgcacctaaaggactctcagaccatgagaaacaagattctctggtctgatgaaaccaagattaaactctttggcctgaatgccaagcgccacgtctggaagaaaccttgCATCATCActacggggaagcatggtggtggaagaatcatgctgtggggacgtttttcagcggcagggactgggaggctagtcaggatcaagggaaagatgaacggagcaaagtacagatatatccttgatgaaaacgttctccagagcactcaggacctcaaacaaagattcatcttccaacaggacaatgaccctaagcacacagccaagacaaagcaggcgtggcttcgggacaggtctctgaatgtccttgagtggctcagccagagcccggacgaACATCTCTGgtgaaacctgaaaatagctgtgcagcgacgctccccatccaacctgacagagcttgagaggatctgcagagaagaatggagaaactccccaaatacaggtgtgccaagcttgtagcgtcatacccaagaagactcgaggctgtaaatgCTGCAAAAGGGgctttaacaaagtactaagtaaagggtctgaatacttatgtaaatgttatatttcagttcttgtaataaatttgcaaacatttctaaaataaaaacagtttttgctttgtcattatggggtattgtgtgtagattgatgaagggaaaaaaacaatttaacccattttagaataacatgctgaccacaccgcccgcgtcgcaaaataaatgtacatatacatgttattcaatcgtTGCATCCACGCTATTGCGCGTCAACGAGCGTACTCGTAGCCAGACGCTAAAATATAACTTAGTTCTATTTGTGACACTTGAtgccctgcctctcccatctcctcattggtttgtaggagcatatacccacatgggtgactgaaagataaactgaggtccacactcctgTCCAATTGgtagtggtaatgcaccttaaagttgatTGCCatccgccatataaagtccaaagaagaccCCTGAAGGAGGAGAAATGGCTACAAAAAAATAATTTGGTTTaccgttttatctgtggattaattgtcggagtaggaccttgtgcatttcaggtaaaataacaacccaatgttttatatcccaggacaaatgagcAAGTAAGAGCAaggtagctagctaaattgccttaAATGTTCAATGCTTTCGACCTGTCTCCAAATTAATAttgttggttcagagtttgttttgattttcAACCTGCTGATCGCATCTACTGTGGCTGGACAAAATCAACAgctggtctggtcagcatgtaaggctgtaacataacaaaatgtggaagaagtcaaggggtctgaatactttccaaatgcaccgtaCATGTGTAATATGGGTTAGTAAAGAGTATAGTGTACCTGCTGTGTATGGAGTTGGTAGCAGCGTGTTGCATGACTACAGCTGCAGCCTCCTGGGCCTTCCGGTTGAGGCCGGGGGGAGGGCACATCCCTGAGCCCACCTGAGGTGGCATGTTACTCATATTGGGTGGCATGTTGGGCCCCATGTTAGGGCCATAGGGACGCACTCCCATCTGGCCTGCAGGCATTCTACCAGGGGGGATGCCTGCGTACGGCAGCCCCCCTTGCCCAGACATGGGGTTTATGGGTTTGCCCATGCCAGGGCCAGGGTTCATGGGGTTGCCCATGCCAGGGCCAGGGTAGTTGGCATTGGGCATGTTGTTGTATCCAGGTTGCCGGGGGTAACCTGTAATAGAATTAATAAAAAGTGTGTGTAAAAAATGtgttcaaaaaaataaataaacactgcTCAGATGACATTGGGAAGACTAGTTATAAGTGCAAAACAACAAACTAAATATTTAACCAACTTGGGGTTCTATTGTGAAAGGTGTACCCTACTGATGATGTGTTGTTGCAATAGTAATCCTGCTCAGTACGAGAGGAACCGCAGGTTCAGACATTTGGTGTATGTGCTTGGCTGAGGAGCCAATGGTGCGAAGCTACCCATCTGTGGGATTATGACTGAACGCCTCTAAGTCAGAATCCCCCCTAAACGTAATGATACGATGGAGCCTGAGAGACTGCTAATGTCTGTTGAAGTTGTGCAAGGCACTATACTGAGCTGGCAGTGGCTCTGTGCACACTGAGCTAATGAGCCTGCCATCACAGTGGCAGCTCTACTGACAGGGGGGGCTCTGCTATGTCAGCTGACTGTTCTCCATGGCTAAAAATAGCTGCACTAGGCtcaaagagggagggatgagctGATAGGATGGAATTCCTATGAGGCAAAAATCATATTCCATGGATTTGGCTGGGGGAACTAACAAGAAGCAACTTCAAAGGATAGTGAGATAATTAAATGGGATGCATTTATATATTGGCAGTCAGAGGATAACCAAAATGTTAAAGATGAAAATGATTAAAAGTCTATTTGGTATATCAACTGAGTTGTTCTTTTTCAAGTGTTTCAAATTTTGAAATTTTAACATAGAATAGAACTCACTTCTATTCAAGCAAAACTAAACCAAAGGATCCTTTAACTAATTGCCACCAGCCCCTCTCCTTTGTTGCACAGTGTAACCCACAGAACTTACCTTGTGGGCCATACTGCCCACCCTGAGGTCCATAGCCCCCCATGGAGTTGTTCTGCTGCTGATAAGGTCCCATCCCAGGGTGCATCTGGCCTCCAGAGGACTGTCGGGGTGACAGGGGAGAGGCAGACTGTGGTGAACCGTATGGGGGCATCTGGGGGTTTCTCTGTACGAACCCTGGCagggtcagagaagagagagtgaaagagatgtTAATCCTCCAACAAAACACTGGAAATCTCACATAAAACACATCAGAGGGCTTTGGTACAGAAATTAGCCAGTATTTACTTAGAAGGGTACATGGTAAAATGGCAATTACATGTAATATTATTTGAAGTACCAGAAAGTACCCATGTTTACGACACAATTTTCAATTAAGTACCAGGTAAATACCAGTGGTACCATAGTGCAACCAAAGTTTCTTTAAAACAGCACACTGTCAGTGGTCCCTGCAGAGCGGGGTAGTACTGTGTGAGGGGATTCTCAGTCAGGGTGAACTCACCTCTCTCCTGGGCCATGGGAGACTGGCTCATGGCGGGGTGCAGACTCCCGTCAGACTGCACACTCGATGGTCTAGGGGGCATCTGGGTCCCTAAACAACAGAAGGGTCGTCTCAGTATGTAAATAACAAGTCTAAGTAGGAACAAGGCCACTAATGTCACTACTTAGTTAACTTAAGTGTCCCATAAATATTGTTAATCCAACAAAATGCCCATAGATTGAAACAGTGGAGCTACTGCAGCCAAGCATCATACAGTTTTAAAAGGTGTTTGGCTGCAGTAGCTCCATTGTTTCAATCTATGTTCATTTTGTTGTCATCGTGTATATGTATAACAAATGGCATGTGTCCTAATACATGTCAGTAAAACCCATGTATGTGTGCGCACTCGTGTACATGTGTTCACCTGGCATTGTGGCGGGTGAGAGGGGCCCCGTGCGGGAGGTGGTGGCACTGGCGGGGGAGCCGGCGGGTGACGGTGAGGGACCTCGGATGCCTGGCAGGTGGGGAGAGGTGTGGGGCGAGAAGGGCGACTGGGCCAGGTTGCTCTGCTCGCCCTGGCTGCTTGACACACCTGAAGTGCTCACGCCAGGACTCAGAGCGCCATCCGTGCCCGTGGGTAGGTCATCAATGGAGCCTGAGAGATCCTGCAGACACACAAGACAGGAGACAGCGAGGCCTATGGTGAGGAGACACTGTGGAAATATGCCGGCCTGATGGAATCGACACGACAGCTATTAGCTGACTGTACAGTTAGCAGTGAGACGTCTTGATAACGACTCCATGTATTtcctgtagctctgtctactAGCAGGAGCACATACAGGATGCAAGCACAATTTAATCTCCTCCGTTTTAGAAAGCATGACAGCACACTTTATTAGGTTTGGAgacatgtgacacacacacacagttgtcgtTATTGATCTTGTCGAGGAAAAGAGAGGGCATATTAGAACAGGGGGTTGTCATGGTTACAGTGGACGTGTGCCGACTCAGCGCGCCGTAACTCTGCCATGTGAATCTGATatacgctctctcacacacacgctagGCATGTGCGCCATCACTTTTGCTCTCGTTTTATCCAGGCCGGAGCTCTGCTCAAATTTACTAATATTCATCTCACAGACAACATTTCTGCAAGTCCACAAAACACTCTACGCATGC containing:
- the LOC115106975 gene encoding AT-rich interactive domain-containing protein 1A-like isoform X4, producing the protein MAAQVASAATLNTSPPSELKKPDRDPHEDSILGEKQQENKQPGLECGSPVRGDLQDGADVGNAGGGGEPEMKNGNGNPSRTNNNQNDSIGSEGNNHPGMVHHHGSGFPPPSYGYSQHYGRAPFHQHGGQQSPGMAAAAGPAVPSSNMMDPYQPNSHEHGFSNHQFNNYNPFPNRTPYSGQGYGMNPSRNTQAPAAGGQPANVKQQPAGGPTAMAASYNNQRYNMGNPQPTSTPTLNQLLTSPSSTRIYPNYPSSEYSNQEGASKGPTDTGSSGQYGGGSPGWQQRTHHPPPMSPGSTGQPLGRSQPPGAMDPMAKLRGQPYGGGSPYSQQPGQGPPPGAQQGHAYPGQGYGPLGSQRYPVVMQGRTPGAMGGMQYGQQMPSYGQQGPGGYGPQGQGPYYGQQGQALHPGQQQGPYPQVPLGQQGGQTPYPQQSHPPQTSASHAQGGPPYPQPHMPPQSQGPQPVPSQGPPQSQPPYSQGPAQAQSGQPPYPQQQGPPSQPPQQQPQVPAGSQPQLSYPPTQGPQQLPTQQQQQPQTPSQPPQQPPGHSQHPQGQPASYSQNPPQQQQSPYQRFPPPPQQEISQDSFSSQSSAPPSNQPKSVSEDVSMQGQPSSLPVSPHPTCAKDLSGSIDDLPTGTDGALSPGVSTSGVSSSQGEQSNLAQSPFSPHTSPHLPGIRGPSPSPAGSPASATTSRTGPLSPATMPGTQMPPRPSSVQSDGSLHPAMSQSPMAQERGFVQRNPQMPPYGSPQSASPLSPRQSSGGQMHPGMGPYQQQNNSMGGYGPQGGQYGPQGYPRQPGYNNMPNANYPGPGMGNPMNPGPGMGKPINPMSGQGGLPYAGIPPGRMPAGQMGVRPYGPNMGPNMPPNMSNMPPQVGSGMCPPPGLNRKAQEAAAVVMQHAATNSIHSRMPGYPNMSPGMMGSGAPYGPPMNNMSGMMNTQGGPPFPMGPNMANNSSGLAPSPEFGMDGKMNQGQKMNNKVDGTPKAEPSKSKKSSSSTTTNEKITRLYELGPELERKMWVDRYLGFIEEKAMGMTNLPAVGRKPLDLFRLYVSVKEIGGFAQVNKNKKWRELSTNLNVGTSSSAASSLKKQYIQCLYAFECKIERGEDPPPEIITDNKKANQAKVQPPSPAGSGSLQGPQTPQSTSSSMAEGSDLKPPTPASTPHPTQMPPGARSNVALQDPFADSSDPAFPRKNSMTPNSGYQSGMSTPEMPGRMGPGPYEGPGPIKDPFGAMRKVGEQFLPASQGPNSGMAEQQQFNRGPPPGAMGNMSMAQRQQYGPGPYGQGYERRPEQGMGPEGSMGSGAPQPNLMPVNSDTGMYSPNRYPPQQQPRNDSYGNQYPGHGTPPGGSYPNQQPGMYPQQQQNYKRPVEGGYPPAKRHEGEMYSAPFSAGLQQQQQQPQQQPGVASAPPAGQPEMYQPQYSSGSFTGTDRRLPGPQGQFPFPFNRERMQAATGPNAQPSMPPQIMQPSPDGPPGGVWQGRGEMNYPGNYPNRQGGPPGGPAQGPGHPGMNRGSEEMSSEQRMNHEGQWGPGQMGPRQPPYGPGGTGPPMTRTLQSNYQSAQAMQNHIPQVSSPSPMPRGGPMESRTSPSKSPYMHSGIKMQKAGPPVPASHIVPQSVQSPLIRRDMPFPPGSVEATHPILKPRRCLTTKDIGTPEAWRVMMSLKSGLLAESTWALDTINILLYDDNSISTFNLNSLPGLLELVVEYFRRCLIEIFGILREYEVGDPGQRTLLDPDALKRDWSCMEDAEPGVEDMKVEGEDEEEEEDDDEEEEEVVVQRSKQPAGTSIDGQAQVKQEDEQESCSEWDTLKEKDAEDKEKSCSTFEQPSSSSDPPGLGPATPQERPKQASKFDKLPLKMVRKKDPFPAGRATQRGKVQEFDSGLLHWSAGGGDSTEHIQTHFERREEFLVPRERVLVVPTAKRKRPEPEKAGDKDNATPTEKYKQKGERGQRPSQPSSTENASTTTDGKEGKSEHSGAETEEMSQSEEPQSQQEHDKSSGPTHQQVPQRVVEDEPHSKDEGPLVTLANWQDALARRCVCVSNIVRSLSFVPGNDQEMSKHPGLMLLLGRLVLLHHRHPERKQAPLTYEKEEESDDCLGQRDEWWWDCLSLLRENCLVTLANISGQLDLSIYPESICLPLLDGLLHWAVCPSAEAQDPFPTLGPHSAMSPQRLVLETLSKLSIQDNNVDLVLATPPLGRLEKLYGTLVRLVGERKVAVCREMSVVLLANLAQGDSMAARAIAVQKGSVGNLLGFLEDSLAATQLQQSQSSLLHLQGMHFEPTSNDMMRRAARALHALAKVEENHSEFTLYESRLLDLSVSPLMNSVVSHVICDVLFLIGQS